A genomic window from Salvelinus namaycush isolate Seneca chromosome 5, SaNama_1.0, whole genome shotgun sequence includes:
- the LOC120048609 gene encoding protein Wnt-4-like, translating to MPTVSAVNLTAQLLLLLLWATHPTMATNWLSLARMPRSRPVSGAAPCGRLRGLSVGQVGVCRARGEVMESVRKAAEMVIEECQHQFRNRRWNCSTTPRGVNVFGRVMSQGTREAAFVHALSSAAVAVAVTRGCSRGELERCGCDRKVRGVSPEGFQWSGCSDNLSYGVAFSQTFVDETERAKGMSAGRPLMNVHNNEAGRKAILHNMQVECKCHGVSGSCELRTCWKVMPPFRRVGAVLKERFDGATEVRLSRIGSRTALLPRDPQVKPPAARDLVYLAVSPDFCRLDPDNGIPGTAGRRCNGTSRLAPDGCELVCCGPGYRAGRAEVVQRCSCKFSWCCSVRCQQCKNTVMIHTCRE from the exons atgccAACTGTCTCTGCTGTCAATCTCACGGCACAACTCCTCCTGCTGTTGCTATGGGCAACCCACCCGACCATGGCAACCAACTGGCT ctCCCTGGCGAGGATGCCGCGCTCGCGGCCCGTGTCGGGTGCTGCCCCCTGTGGGCGGCTGAGGGGACTGTCCGTGGGGCAGGTGGGGGTGTGCAGGGCGCGGGGAGAAGTCATGGAGTCTGTGCGCAAGGCAGCCGAGATGGTCATAGAGGAG TGCCAGCACCAGTTTCGTAATCGGCGTTGGAACTGCTCCACCACCCCGCGTGGAGTCAACGTGTTCGGTAGAGTCATGAGCCAAG GCACCCGTGAGGCGGCCTTTGTGCACGCCCTGTCCTCGGCGGCGGTAGCGGTTGCAGTAACGCGAGGCTGCAGCCGGGGGGAGCTAGAGCGGTGTGGCTGCGACAGGAAGGTCAGAGGGGTCAGTCCCGAGG GTTTCCAGTGGTCTGGGTGCAGTGATAACCTTTCCTATGGTGTGGCCTTCTCCCAGACCTTCGTGGATGAGACGGAGCGTGCCAAGGGGATGTCGGCAGGGCGACCCCTCATGAATGTCCATAACAACGAGGCTGGACGGAAG GCTATCCTCCATAACATGCAGGTGGAGTGTAAGTGTCATGGTGTCTCGGGATCCTGTGAGCTGAGGACCTGCTGGAAAGTCATGCCCCCATTTCGGCGCGTCGGCGCCGTGCTGAAGGAACGCTTTGATGGAGCCACAGAG GTGCGTCTGTCCCGTATCGGCTCCAGGACAGCCCTGCTGCCCCGGGACCCCCAGGTAAAACCTCCCGCCGCCAGGGACCTGGTGTACCTCGCTGTCTCTCCAGACTTCTGCCGTCTCGACCCCGACAATGGGATCCCCGGGACGGCCGGCCGACGCTGTAACG GCACCTCCCGTCTGGCCCCAGATGGCTGTGAGCTGGTGTGTTGTGGGCCAGGGTACCGGGCAGGCCGGGCCGAGGTGGTGCAGCGCTGCTCCTGTAAGTTCTCCTGGTGCTGCTCGGTCCGCTGCCAGCAGTGCAAGAACACAGTGATGATCCACACCTGCCGAGAGTGA